The Homalodisca vitripennis isolate AUS2020 chromosome 7, UT_GWSS_2.1, whole genome shotgun sequence DNA segment CGGTTGTAATAGGATTGTCTGTATCTGgtttaactttaaatttcgtGTTTTATGACACTCGTAGGATTTTCAccgtgtcaagctaagaaaaatgtgATATGGTAAAGATAATTGTTGAAACCCCATTTTATATTCACAGGGGAGGACGAATATTGAAGTAATGCAATGCACCGTTGAtatctgatttttttaaacatcatacACTGCATACACCCTGATAAACATCAAAGCAAAAAGTGAAAACAGCATGAAATATACGAAGGATCTAGGGCATTCAATCTCTATGAATCATCATgaccattatattttatatcggAATTCAGTACGCTTtcgtttatttaatttgaatacagGATATACAAGGATTGATCATTCAAGTTGATATCAACAAATAAAGAGGGTTTTGAAAGTTGAATCTAACAGAGATTCGTCCTTAGATCCTTCCGACATAGAATGTGCTAGAATGCGACACACATACAGGGTGCAATGATGCAGAGAAGGACATCACAGGCTAACCTGACGTACCGAGACCGTCGTGGCGGTGTAGGAGTTGGCTCGAGGCCGGAAGCTGGAGTACTGCCACCGCCTCTTCATTTGAGCAATCACCTGCAAACACGAAATGTCACGATATCTTCCATCATGAGCTATACGTCACGACATATTCGTTCATGAGATATACGTCATGACATCTTCCTTCATGAGCTATACGTCATGACATATTCGTTCATGAGATATACGTCATGACATCTTCCTTCATGAGATATACGTCATGACATCTTCCATCATGAGCTATACGTCATGACATATTCGTTCATGAGATATACGTCATGACATCTTCCTTCATGAGATATACGTCATGACATATTCGTTCATGAGATATACGTCATGACATCTTCCTTCATGAGATATACGTCATGACATATTCGTTCATGAGCTATACGTCATGACATATTCGTTCATGAGATATACGTCATGACATCTTCCTTCATGAGCTATACGTCATGACATATTCGTTCATGAGATAGATATACGTCATGACATCTTCCTTCATGAGATATACGTCATGACATTTTCtaccaaaaaatataattttacgtcAACTTCCACTACAACATAGTGTAAAACACAACTCAAAACGggcaaatatacacattaatataattttccacGTTAGAGTGTGGGAATACATAATTATTGCAAAACGATTTACAATTATAAGCACATTTCAgacacattttacataaaaaatagcagttattttatataatttgtgacttagtgttactgatttcttatatCACTGAACattggcaaatgttcggaaaacccctgtttccttcacgttTGATGAAATCACTATTTTCAAACGTATTATTAGACGTAAGTACCTATATCTTATATAGCACAGATTAAGAGTAAACGCAGTCTATTTCCACACCAAATCACGAGTTTTcgaataatttttgaataataatacctttaaaatgttgaaatgtacTATCATATTACTCTAAACGTAATTTTGTGTGACAGAAATGATATAAGCAACTAATGTGTTGCAGAAGTACATCTAAATAATTgtcttgataaaaatataattaacaaaatatcttAAGTTTGTATCTTTGTTACTAAGTTGTACTCtgttgcataaaaatatatttatactgataCAGAAACTTTCCAAAATTTAGTTAACGGAATTGTTATTTAGTTACAATACAAGGATTAGgtgttcaaagtattaagaaCATATTTAGATAAGACTGCTATTAATAATAGACtatcaaatttacttttagtggtttccttaacaattttaattacaaaatattactaatgATATTGCTAATAGAGTcatgcagttttaatgtaaaccaTTTCAATCTTTGTATTCgctaattaattttctattattcaATTTAACAAATCATTTGTGCAATAGAAATACTCACCTCTCCGTTGCAGAAACAAAATAGCGTTGCTACACACAAGCCCTGAAAAACGAAATCCTGATTAGTACTACTGAAATATTAATGAAGTTTCAAGAACAACAGAAATGTACCTCAAGAGACGCATGATGATCATTATGAGGTAAACATAATGAGCATGGAATTTCAGCTGCGCAGATGCTACGTGTTCTAATTATCATGTTCAGTTAGAGATTGCTTTTATAAAGACAGTATTTTACCTCTCATGCTACagctttattacaaaaaatttcgTGTGCTTGCGCTTAAATGAATTCTAAACGTTATGAAATGTTGATTCCTGGTTTATCACGAGTTGTTAAAAGATCTGGAAATTTAGAATTTGTATGTtgcatatcaataatattttgcattaaatcaTTCTGTACCAACTTACATAATATTAACGCGTATGTGCATACTTTCAAAGGAACAAAATTTTCCCGAAGGATTGCCTATTATCACAGCGTGCAATGACGCAAGAATAAACAATAATTCCTTTTTAGATTAATGGTTTTTACCTGGAAGGAAGCAGTGATGGCTGAAGTAACTTCGTAAGAGTGCTCTAAAGGGTGTCCTGGCAAAGGGCGGAAGGGCGTGAGCAGGTAGTGGAGTCCCAGAAGCGGCAGGAGCAAAAGTGTCGCCCTAGGAACAGCAAGTAAGTATAcctataccttttgtaacctgaacgatgtcaaatgtccgaaatcctgtcaaaccttccatcgtcaacaacaaactttaaacaaagaagtaagTATACATACAAATCTAACTTAACGAGgtcagtttttgttttgttttaaaatgaccATTTCTCAAAATAAAAGGAAGTTGTTGAAGGTGCATAATTGTGACATCATAGAAATATCTGAGGGGAATTTCAACTAAAGGCTGGAAGGTGTGGTAAGATTGTTGGATGGGTTGGTGGCGTTCAAGTGGCAAGCTTGGCATTGAGGTGCCACCATCCGGAGTCCTACACTAGCACAAACTTCATCCGCACTTTTAGTCACAGGAACTGTACTTCAAACTTAGTtaaatacgttttcaaaataaaaatatgatgtttgGTCTTCCGAAACATCTTCTGGTGAAGATGAAAAATGGAATTGTAAAAGGACAAATAGAAACGTGCAAACACAgataattttgctttaaaatcttGCACATATACGCTTCATGTAAATGACATTGCTAATTTGCTTACTTGAGTAGTTATTCCGTATGCATCCTAATAAAACGGTATTTTTACAACTTAACAAAAGAAGAGAACAATATAATCACAGAATAAACTCGATCTAATATTAATGAGGAAATTTTTACactttaattaacattaattctTATCGTACACAATTTATTATATCTCTAAAAGCTTTATTATGACTGAATTGCGCAACTAGAGCCTGCCTACAAGTCTAGCGTGCCTCGCATGTGTGTTGGCTGTCGGCCGCACACATTCCTCCTTCTAGTATGTTTCATAAACattcctctgtatttttgtaatcaatttcaaatactatttacttgatttaacaatcaaatgaaatattttaaatccgtACACCTTTAAAAACTCAGCAATGTACCACAGTAATGAAGAACACGCTTAATTCTAAATGAGCAGCGTTATATGGAATAGAATTCTAAACAACTTCAGTAtgatagtgttttattttaaactgtaaaataatatatttaagggttgcagttaaattttttaaacatggttacaatttgttgtgtttactATTGTATATTCTATCGTATACTATCGTCCTCACCTGAGAGCCTGTAGAAGGGTGCGGGAAGGTCTGTTGTTGGCGAGATGACTAGGGCCAGCCCTCAGCTTGATCAACAGGACCCGCACAATGTTACACAGGAACACGAGGTTCAGCGCCATCGAGAAGCACACCAGCACTATCAGGACGTTGGTATAGGGGCTCTCGTTGATCCAACACCTGAAGGATGCAAAGGAGCACGGTATGGGTATACGACGATAAGAATTGTAATTTCTCCAACAATGCTGATTATTTGCTATTTGTTTGTTCATAAAAAACGGGGTTTATAGCAAACtttaatagtaattttgaattttgaactaGCAACAATTGGTTCATTTAGATGAGATTCTTACAGTGGTATGATTTGTTGTTGAAAGcatataaaaatttgtaaccaaataaaaaaaaacatagccACACCTTATTGTACTATACATTTAATTTGACACATAATctgaaaacattataatattcaCAACACAGCACgaacctaaaaatgtttattgtataaaattaatacctgGTGGTGAAAAACGAAGTATAATGTAAGTctagagtttaaaataaaaatcaaggaAAATACTTTTCTGTTGCCAACACTGtcaatatgaataaaattgtaaccGCATTATATGCATGGATAATCTTTTAATGACCCtctttaaattatactttatatagaaatttatgagttaaataaatgtttttgttatgacAAAAGTGCCAAACCTTTAATGATTTGTGCAACTGTGAAAAGGCTCAAGACTCTGGTTGAAGCAGTTAAAGGTACCTAATGTTCTCGTCAATGAGGAATATAGGCGTACTAACTTTTTCTTGACATAGTTTGAGACACTGATCCAACAAATACCTACTGCTCAACATCACCAAAGAGGAGCCTCAGGACGGTATAGACCAGGATGAAGAGAGCGGGTAGAGTCCACCCGAGACCCGTGAGCCACTTGACCAGCCGCTCCTCGGAGATGAAGGCGGATACGAGTAGAGTGTGCAGGTAGAAGCCCTCGGCCAACATCCACGAGTAATTGGTCAGCAGGAAGTAGTGGAGCACCACGTGGAGGAGCTGGCAGCCGACCTGCAGTTGACAAACATATTGTAAAGTACAACTAGAGGGTCTATAAGATGGGTATCAATCACAAAAAGAAGAGTCTGTAGAAAAATCCAGCAATGGTTTTAAGATGATGGAAACAGTATTCATCTACCAGTGTAAGATAGTGTAAGTTGCTTTAGTATAAAGTAGCGTCATTAATCATACGTCTTAGCCCCTGAAATAGTGCCGAGTTTGTACGTTGTACGATAACTCTTGTTAGAATGGTCCTACACACTTTAAACATAGTAAATAGGCTCTTCTTGGTTCAAGAGAAAGCCCTATTAAATTTGACGCAAAAAAGTCAAAGGGTAGTCCGTCTGTCTGTTCGTTTTCCCGactgtaaaataattctttttagaaTGGTTCTATATACTTGAACCATGGTACATAGGTTCTTCTTATTTCAAAGAAGATCGCTATTGATTTTGAAATCAAATAGTCAATGGACAGttcatctgtctgtctatccgtttTCCTGTCTGTGGAACAAATCTTGATAGAATGGTCCCAAGTACTTAAAACTTAGTACTTTGGTTCTTGGTGGTTAAAGGAACAGCTACATTgagttttgggaaaaaaatataaaagggcAGTTGGTACATCTGTATATTAGTCTGTGTGCCTATTCCTTCGTTACGTTAATTTGGTTACTTTCATCGTAACTTCatcgtaaaaaaaacaacaaaaacattgtattggtatactacaattacaaattagtgttactgttttttttttcatcactgaacgatgccaaatgtccggaaaaatcctgtctcCTTCAAAAcccttccatcttcaaaaataaacttcaaacaaagaattaacaaataaagatttaaaaactgatagaaacttaaatagataaaataaattgtatatagccttgtgctattttaatatttctgttaaaaagataatatcaatacaattcttattttgtttaattattaatcatCGTCATGTCTTGGACGTACAATAAGAGGATTCTGAGATCGCCCTGTGTACGTCATTTTTCCAATGTACCTAAAAACGACTGTTCAGTGTCGAAGCACTATTTGTTCAGTAAGAAACGTAATTTATTACTGCTGTGTCATGCGCCTTACGGCATATTTGGCGAGGATTTGTTTATCGTAAACAAAGATAAGATAAAAAGCCGCCATGAGTAAACCGGCTGACGGAAGCCATCTGAAAGGCATATAGTTGCTCATTTGTAGATTTAACTAAGTTTCTTTAGAACATTCAATCTtgcttaatgtttttattttcctgctagtaaaaaaaaacatgttattagtTCAGTATGAATTTGTTCTAATTCTGCTAAAATATTTTCTGCATTATACTGAAGTATCAATCTGCATATTCTGTTCTGTACCTACACATTTGCACAAGTACAGAATACTCACCCCGTTGTTGCGAACGATCTCAGGATAAGGGACGACCAGCCTGTACCACATCACCCACAGGGCATTGTTGGCAGCGAAGGATGTGAAGAGATTCATGTGGAGCGTTATCCTTGGACACCGCAAGGATCTGAGGATAAATTGGATTTTATGTTGGTTAAAAGTGTTACgatattttgattttctttaatcgCCAGTATTACAACAATATATAGCAAGAAACTAaggattaatttttttacacaatttcaatAAACTGGTTCCAGTGTggcaaaaacatttataattgtcTACTAATCATTAAGCTGATGCATGATAAAACGTGCCTTggattaaacaacattttaaaactctaagtaggtaaatttattaaatagatttgttttaaatttaataattccatCCTGTTCGAACAAAATTACATAATGAAAAATCCATGCCATAAATCATCTGATAACAGTACGTTTAGTATTTGAGAAATGCTTTGAGGAAAATGATGACTGTAATCAAAGACACTGAAGTAGAGATTAAAACAATCTCTCAAAGTATTGGTATGGTtgattgatattatttatataaaatataaagattagaAAAGAGCTTTTAATCTACAGCTACAACTAATAACAATTAGATTTAACACACACTTTTAAAGTAATGTGACTGATTCAATAGACTATAGAGTATAGTTCCACTTTATTTTGTGTTGAAGAAATCCTTAAAATACTACTTTCAATCACATTTTCTGCCAGACATAAAAAACCAGTTACGCACTATAGGCGGCAACGACAACATAAACTGGTAAAAATAGGTAAGTTTCTATGTAAAACAGGTTTCCACGTTATATTAAAAGATGAATTTACAGAAACTGCAGTAAATATAATAGGTTTCCAGCACTTCTTGAACTATGATAACAGTAGAGCATTGGTTAGGAAagtattccccccccccccacccccccccccccccacccccccccccccccacccccccccccccccacccccccccccccccacccccccccccccccacccccccaaactatgtaaaataacttttaactcaTAAAAAAATAGGTCTTTCTATACGTATATTCCTAAAGACTGATgccttataatttatattttaatgcagtTGTAAACTAAGTTATAAATGAGTGTCCCTTAGCACAATGCATTAAATTTGGAAGTCAATTCCTATTGCTAATTCCAAGTAAAGTACGAGAAGAATAAAACGAACATAGGCTATGgttattgaaaacaatataaagaaCCACCGAATGGGTTACAAACCAGATGGTGAACTATTCTCTTTAGTCAGCAAGGAAGctacaaaaaatatcttttggTTTCTTGTCCCTTTTGGGAGTAGTAAGGAACAATGAAAACTATTTGGACAAAAAAGGGAGTTGTCCTACAACTTTAGTACTGTAGAAAGTCAAAGcctggattttttaaaataggtttacTAGACATCTAATGAGCGGCTCGTCTTTTATCAACAAGAAAACGTTGagtaacaatgaaaaaaattgttcagtcattttttttataatagtttttatctggGAAATCCACAAAGCTGAAAAGTTATGGTACAGCTTGTGCGCAATGTGCTTTCACAACTCCGAAATCACCATTTAGGAATTGCAATATGAGCAATAAGCTGCATTTGCCTACTTTTCCATGTGGAGCCGATTTCCTGAAAACCTATGTAATATCAGTGGAGAACCAAGGGAAAATATTCCAACAATATATGGTAAACGATGGAAGATCGGTATCAAAGAAAGAGTGGAATTCCAACATTATGGCAGGCTGTTGGTGGAGACTTGCCAAATAGAATGCCAACAAACAAAGCtatcaatagttttttaaattaagtacttCCTTGTAATAGTTTTCcctaatttttttgtaaatacacaCAAGTTTTTTATGACCCCTGATATATGAATTATGCTAACAATTTACTGTGACaggtacaaatacaaaatttgtgaaaaattacTTGTGGCATTTTATCACTATATAGTTAAAGATGACAATGTGattaatcatataataaaacagtgatatatatttaaagcaaaaGCTCctaggtaaaaaaataaataaacagatttttggAATCAGGATATTACGAGTAAACTCATATAGAAAAAGCTCCAACAATTTCTGGTACCAAACTATGTGTTGGGCCATCGATCTAATtagcttaaaaatgtttaaacttggCACTTTACTCAAGGATTTAAGAtgagtttttttcaaatatatttaaaacaatttttcataacCTAAACTACTTCAACAGAAatcataaaatactaattaatactGAACACATGccattttgatttaatattaatataattaattatcactttTCTATTCTCGTTCGGCGCCAGTTTTAACCTACAAGTGGTGCCTTACACTGGGAGTAGCAAACAAACCCTATGGATGTCTAGGTGAATGGCATATACGTAACTGCAAAGGGCATGTATATACTGTAAATGAAGGgatgattttattttaccatgGAGGACATTATATTGTACTGAGTCTGGTCCAGCTTTGATTGTGCAAGAGGCACGAGCAATTAGCTACGCCTGTCCTCCAAAGTGACCTGATGACAAGAGACTGGCATTATATCTCCATGGTGGATGTAACATGGATCTCCTCGAAGCTCAGACCCCAATATTTGACCCGTCATTCGCCCACGGAAAgcagtaaaatatttaggaatacgGTGCAATTGAGAGATATCTGAGCTGCCATATCCTAATAAGTTGCTGACGATCAATATGTAGTATGTATGAAAATGGTATTCAGATTTATTTCAGTTATTGAAAGGTATATGTAAGAAAAcctatatttgttttgaattgaacCAAGCCCGTTTCTCACCGGAATTAAGGTGGAAGAAATTGGTCATCTACTCAGCGTCTATCTCCATAACATTGGATTATTTTTGCGTGTTTACAACAGTTATATTTTAcgattaaaaaaagaatatttttcctCCGTTCCGTGATAGACTAAAAAAAAACGTTTGGAGCCTTAATTTCTAAAAATCACTCTGGCCCTGTATTGAGGGTAATCCAGCAAATCCAAAATGGAgtctaaaacagtatttttaagcCACACTCACAGGTAACGGAGTGGTGTTTCTTGCTGGCTGTGGCCCATCATCAGGATAAAAAGTCATTGGATGATCTTAATTTCATGAATGATTCGCCACATCATTTTATTAATTGGCTTAAAAGATTGGTGTTTCTTCTATTAGTTTTGGAACTAATTGAACTAGATTTGCTCCATAGAAACTCACAAGAAGCGGTGTTTGGGGTTTGGTTATCTTAACTgtaaaaatgggaaaaaattaCTTTCAGAGTAGAATTAGGTCGTTAGGGTTAGAAAATCTATACATCTCATATTTGAGATTGgtgtttaaaaaatgcatttagaTGGATTAGTGTTTTCAAATATGCCTTGCTTCTTCCATTTTACCCTTCATttctgtttaatttgttttggtaTTGCTTGGCATTGAAATTGTCAGATTATATTGGAAATTCTTATGAGGTTTCTCTGAAAGATTATTTGAGAAGGCTTTATCCTTTCCCTAAGAAGAAAGGGTATGAAAAGTCATAGCTCATTGAGAGGGGCCTTTCAGGTGATTCTGTGCCTGTGAAATCATACTAGTAAACTgtaaaaaatgggaaaaaattaCCCTTCAAGTAGAAGAAGTGTGCTTAGGTTTAGAAAATCTATACATCTCAATTtgataaattggtttttaaaaatcgATGCATATAGGTGGATTAGTGTTATCAAATAAGTGCCCCTTTTGCTTCTTCATTTACccttatattctgtttatttgttttggtATCTGCTTCAGTGAAAAGTGCTGAGTATAGTTGAAGATTGCTATAGTTTCCTCTGAAAGATTATTCTTGAGAAGGACTTGATCCTTTCCCTTAAAAAAAGGGTATTAAATCATACTCATGATGAGGCCTTTTCAGTGATTCTTGGCTGTGAAATCATACTAATAACAGTGCATTATAGAATTCCTGTTTGATCATCTTTAAATGTTTGCCATATTAATTAGAGTTGCCTTGGGTTCTTTCCTCTCCCCTCTAAAACACTTCAAGCTAGTCTTCATTGAGGGTTCATTATGTATTCCTGCAAACAAGGATTAAGTAACGTCATCAAAGAACTCTTTTGAGTTTTGGGATTTTGACTTATCCTCTCAGATGCCTCTACAGGTAAGATATGTTATTAGTATGACTGGCCAGATTTCATCCCCTATGTGAAGATTTATAACGTTTACTAGCGTGAGCACTCATGCTAACGCTAAATAAATGGtctaaataaaactttcttcCATAAATTGAGTAATGCAGAGACAAAGCAAACCCAATTCATGTAACTTTACCCCTCAtggatatttgtattaatttcagTCACTAGCGGAACTTATCCCTAAGGCATTTTGTCGCccgttttaaaatgtaaagttattaaaGTAACTCAAGGAACGATAATGAGGACCAATTAACCGTAAAGTCAAATGTAGAAGGAATTAAATTTGATCTACATTTATTCgtcatcaaaatttttttactttgaatccttgaaatacagatttttaattgAGCCGTATGTGATTTTGAAACATACGACTAAACAAATTCGTTCTGGGAGCACATGTACTCTACAGTTAACCCATAGTATAAACAGCAGAATGTGTTTAGTTTCAAACACAAGGGATAACAATAGCAATCTCAtattgcaaaaacattaaaaacaaagttaaaaaaaagaattttttattgaatttgttgcaaataaacaatttgttaattttttttgtaaaataatttataatatattttttttttaaacaaattaaagaaaaagaagtttttatttgaatttgttgtTAAGTGAATTTCCTGAAACTAACACTGGTGCTTCATTTTTGGTGCTGAACACATAAAAGATCATTCACAATTACACAACAAAATGCTATTTTCCTAACACTGCAAATAAGTGCGTCATTAACTCTCTGATAGCTTTCCAAATGTACTTTATTGCCTCAACGTACCGAAATAAATCCCTTCATAGCTCCATTATTTGGCAAGAAATAACAAAGCTGAATTTCTGtcagaatattacaaataatacaatattaataattttaaggacAATTTATTTTGATAGGTTTATTAGTATCATAAATAAATCCACGATGGATAACTTTTGATGACTTTCATGTTGGTGTTCAGTGTTATTATGTGATATATGAGTCTTTTTAATATGCTTTTGAAAGCAGGGTTTTTAGTCTTTGAACACTTTAATATTCTTCATAATGCATTGCTTGATtgtatcacaaataaaataaataatgatttccGCTTCTAAGTCTAGGAAATCAagaagcaaaacaataaacatgtaCGTTTCGAATACCTTCATGCTTGTTGTATACATGATTTAGCAAAACCAATAAGACTTTTCAAACTTATTTGGTTCTTTATCTCTCTTTGTATCCATCCGGTGTACGAGACAGTTTGTACTGTAATTAGTTTCAagataaatgttgtataatggaAGCTTAattgataaggaaaataaaactTGGGTGTTCTCTTACGTTATAAGCGTGCATCATAGCTAATTAACAGCTATCATAAGTTAGCCATTATAATTCCTCTCTTAATCACATTGGTGTGGAATTTTTATACGTGTAAAATTTTTatgatgtatataatatatattaaaacatatattttatatatatatatataaaacatattatatctatatatatatatatatatatataaatatatatatatatatatatatatatatatatatatatataatttgtgtgCTGGCAGTTTACGCAAACCTTGTTTAATGGTATTTGCCTGTTTTATAGTTTCTCTCACGTGTTAAATTTAGTCAACtctaagaataattaaaaaaatatttaaaatttgaatagcccgacaaaaaaattattaatggaaGTCTTGATATGGGATTAAACCTCTAATAACGGTTTATCTGGGTAGTGCTATTTTAGGAATTATCCCACAAAATGGGACCTTTACCACATAAAATGACTGCCTCACAAGTCTACTATACTCCTTCCAATATGATACTCGTAAGCAGCATCTGAtttaaatacgatttttattaaacttttgttcgttgattcaatatatttatttattaaaactttattttatttgtgttgaaaaattagttttatttttacaattttttaatgagcCTGCTCCTaggaatataatttgtttcaaatcGTACCTTGCTAACACATATTGTTGCGAtacctttaaaaaataactaaaattacaaTTCCTATTACAAAACAACAGTTTGTCTGTTCATAGCAACGGTACATTTACTACCGCAGAGTTTACAACGAAAATTCAAGGAAACTTCCTCATGTAAACTATATAACGAATGAGAGCAgagataaaactaattaattcagCAACGCATTGCGCCTAATCAGCTGATTCAGTCACATGTACTCGTGCCTAACAGCTGTGAGGCGGCcgaggaggtggagggggaatTAAACTTCTTATCAACGCAACAGTTCGTCTGTACCGCAATATCCGCGAAGCATAGCATTTCTTTTT contains these protein-coding regions:
- the LOC124366171 gene encoding calcitonin gene-related peptide type 1 receptor; this translates as MNLFTSFAANNALWVMWYRLVVPYPEIVRNNGVGCQLLHVVLHYFLLTNYSWMLAEGFYLHTLLVSAFISEERLVKWLTGLGWTLPALFILVYTVLRLLFGDVEQCWINESPYTNVLIVLVCFSMALNLVFLCNIVRVLLIKLRAGPSHLANNRPSRTLLQALRATLLLLPLLGLHYLLTPFRPLPGHPLEHSYEVTSAITASFQGLCVATLFCFCNGEVIAQMKRRWQYSSFRPRANSYTATTVSVRQKLEHSDEVLLSRL